The region GACGGGTCCGCCGACCACGTACGACGGTGCTTGTCCGGCACTGCCGTCCTGCCAGGTCAGGGTCACCGCGATCCGCTCATCGCGGAGCCCGACCTGCCGGGGCGCGGCCAACTGGTTCTGCGACGCCGATGGGGTCGGCTCCGGCCCGGCCTGGGGTTCGGCGCCGGGCCGGATGACCAGCAGCACGGTGGCCGCACCGAGGACGAGCCCGATCACGGTGGCGACGGCGCGATGGGCACCCCAACGGCCGTGCCATCGTGGTGCACCAATTGCCGGTGGGGCTGGCGGTACGACTACCGCCTTCCGCATCGCCGACGCGCCGGTGTAGGCCGTATCCGCTGCTGGCGTGGGTGTGGACGGGTCAGATGCGAGCGGGGCAGGGAGGGGCGGAGCGGATACGACAGATGCGGGCGAGACCGATGCGAGCTGGTCGGGTACGACAGATGCGGGCGAGACCGATGCGAGCTGGTCGGATACGACAGATGCGGGCGGGGTCGGTGCGAGCTGGTCGGATGCGACAGATGCGGGCGGGGTCGGTGTAGGCGAGGCAGGTGCGACCGATGTGGACGAGCCGGATGCGGCAGACTCGGCCGGGGCCGGCAGATCGGGCGTGGACGGCGATCGGCCTGGGCGGACCCGTTCCGGCGGGCGGATCGGCTCCTGCCTGCCGCCCCCGGTGCTGCCGGTAGGCGTACTGCCGGCGGCCGGCACCTCGATGACAGGTCCGGCACGCCCCGCCCGACCTGCCGGGGTCGCCGGGGTCGCCGGGGTCGCCGGGGTCGCCGGAACCGTCAAGGCCGACTGATCCGACAGGGCGGCAGGGTCCGACAGGGCAGCGGAGTCCGACAGGGCAGCGCCGAACTCGGCGGCACTGCCGAAACGTGCCTCCGGGGTCTTGGCCATGCCCCGGGCCAACAACGCCTGCAACCCGGCCGGCACCTCCACGCGAGGCACCTGTGGCACCGGACGGTGCAGGGTGTCCTCCCGATAGGCGAACGGATCCGGTGTCCGGTCACCCGCCACCGCAAACGGTGGATGGCCGGCGAGCAGGGTCCACAGGGTGGAGGCGAGGCTGTAGACGTCGGATCGGGCGTCCTGCCGTTGCCGACGCAGCGCCTCCGGGGCGGCGTGGGGCGGGGTGAGCCGGTCGAGGGCGACGGTGCCGGCCAGTTCGTCAGGATCGGCCGCGATGCCGAAATCGGCCAGCACCGGGCCGGTCGCCCCGCACAGGATGTTGTCCGGGGTCACGTCGCGGTGGATCAGCCCCGCGTCATGGATCACCTGGAGCGCCTCGGCGATGGCGGCGGCGACCCGTACTGCCTCGGCCACCGGCATCGGGCCGCGCCGGGCGAGCACATCGGCGTACGAGCCGTCCGGGTGGTACGTCATCGCCAGGTACGGTCGCCCATCGTCGGTACGACCGGTGCCGACGACACGTACCAGATGTGGGTGCGCGGGAAGGCGAGGCAGCAGGGCCAGTTCGGTGGCCTGCGCGGTCTCCGTGCGGAGCACCTTGAGCGCCACCGGTTCGTCGCCGTCCTCGGTGAATGCCCGGTACACCGTCGCGTCCGGCCCTCGACGGATGCGCTCCTGGATCCGGTAGCCGGATACCGTCGGGGCGTTCCGGGGCGGGTCGACGGTCATCGGGCCCGGCCCGGCCTGCGGTCACCGCTGGTCGCCGCCTTCCGAGGCGGTTCCTCGCTCCGCCGATTCAGCTGGTCCTGGTGGGTGGCGATCGCGTCGGTGTCGACCCGTACCTGTCCGCCACCCGGGGTGGCCTCGCCATCCGACACGTTGACGCTCCTGTCATCGGAACCACCCGGGCCGACCATCTGTCGTCCGAGTGCACGCGCTGGGTTCGATGGTAGTGGCGGAGGCGGTTTACTCAAGGTCCCATTAGGACGTTCTCACGAGACGGGGTGCTGTTGGGCAACCCGTACGACCGGCTCAACTTCTCAGAATGATGGCTCCGCGCGTGCACTCAGGCTGGCGAACCGGTGTGCCGCCCCTCCTCGATCGCCAGGGTGAGGTCTGCGACGGTGAGCTGGCGCAGTGCGTCGACCGTCGGCCGCTGCCCGCTCCCCCGCAACCGTTGGGCCTGCGCCTGGCGTACCGCCTCGAACAGCCGGCGGGCCTCGCGGGCGTTACCGAAGTTCGGTTCGTGCCGGAGCCGCTCGAAGTGCTCGCCCAACAGTGGCTGCGTCTCGGGGACGAACTCGTAGTCGGCGGCGCGGGCAAGCCGGGTGATGATCAGGACCAGTTCCTCGGAGTGGTAGTTCTCGAACTCGATGGTCTTGGAGAATCGGGAGGCGAGTCCCGGGTTGGCCGAAAGGAACTCGGTCATCTCCGTGGTGTAGCCGGCGGCTATCACCGCCACGTTGTCCCGATGGTCCTCCATCAACTTGACCAGCGTGTCGATCGACTCCTGGCCGAAGTCGCCGCGGAGCCCTGCCCGGGACAACGTGTACGCCTCGTCGATGAAGAGCACGCCACCAGCCGCCTCCTCGAAGACAGCCGCCGTCTTGATCGCCGTCTGGCCGAGGTACTGGCCGACCAGATCACGCCGGGCGACCTCGCGGAAGGCGCCACTGGGCAGCACCCCCAGCACGGCGAGCAGACGACCGTACAGCCGGGCGACCGTGGTCTTTCCGGTGCCCGGTGCGCCGGCGAAGATGAGATGGTGACCGGTCTGTTCCACGGCCAGGCCGGCACCCCGCCGCCACTCGTTCACCTGCAACTCGTCGATCAGCCCTCGGACCTGGGCCTTGACCCCGGCCAGTCCGACCATCGCGTCCAACTCGGCCAACAACGAACCCAACACCGCCTGGTCGCGGCTGTCATCGGCGGCGTCCGGCCGACCGGCCCGGTCGTCGCCGGTGCCGGTGACCCGGGTACTGGCGTCCGGCGCGACCTCGATGCCTGGCGACCGGACGTTCTCCACCCGACAGCTGTCGATCTCTCCCGCGCAGCCCCGGCCCACCTGGATCGCCACGCCCTGGGTGTCGTGGATCCAGCACCGCCGCAGGACCGGTGAGCTCTCGTGTGCGATCTCCACCCCGACGGCACCGACCTGGGAGATCTCGCATCCTTCGACCACCGGTTTGCCCAGTTGGTAGACGTAGATACCTCGACGTTGGCAGCGGCTGATCGTGCTGGCCCGGATCTGCGGGTCGGCACCGAGTCGTACGATCATGCCGTCGTCGACATCACTCACCTCGCAGTCCTGCACGGTGCCGCCGGAGTCCTCGAAGAGGAACCCGAACTGGCCCCCGGTGATCCTCGTCTGGAGCGCGTCGCAGCGGCTGCGGTCCCGGACGTCGATCGCCGCGTCATATCCGCTGGAGATCTCACACTGTTTGATCGAGATCGAGGAGCGCCTACCGGCGATCGCCGGATGGTCACCGGCTCGTACGGTCAGCCCTTCGATCGAAAGCTCACCGTTACGGACGTCGAACGCCGGATGCGGCAGGCCGCGCGCGTCGAGCTCGACCGTGCCGGAGTCGTCGGCCGCCGTCACCCGGACCGACATGTCGACCACGAACAGTGCCTCGTGGTACGTACCCGGGGTGACCAGGATCGTCACCCCGGACGACGCGGCGGCCAACGCCGCGCCCACCGTGGCGTACGCGCCGCGCTGCTGGGGTGCCACGAGAAGAGTGCGCGCCATCGCTCCGACCGGTATCAGATGGGACCCTACGACGTCTTGCCCGCCAGCATAGTGCCGTCGCCATCCACTGTCGCGAGTAGACTGCGCCGGCCTGTTGCCGCCCATCGTGGGTCGGGTTGCGGCGTACCACCGGCTCCCCGGCCGCCGCCCTTCTCCAAGAAGAATCTCGTCGTGCATGTCGAAACGGCGTAGCCGGCTCGGATGTATCCGCGTAAGAGCCAAGCGACGCGGATGGAGCAGACGATGTCGGACGAGCAGTACACCCAGGTCACGCCGGAGCCCAGCACCCAGGTACGGGTCCTAGACCGTCTGGTCGGCACCTGGACGGTCAGCGGTGGGGCGGTCGGAACGGTCACCTACGAGTGGATGGCGGGTGGCTACTTCCTGATCCAGCGGGTGGACCTGGAGCAGTACGGGCAGCGGATCCACGGGGTCGAGATGATCGGCCACCTGCGCCCGTTCGGCGAGCAGCCCAGCGCGGACGTGTACTCGCGGTTCTACGACAGCACCGGCAACACGCTGGACTACGTGTACGAACTCGACGGGGACACCCTGCACATCTGGGGCGGGGAGAAAGGCTCGCCGGCGAAGTTCACCGGCACCTTCACCGACGGGGATCGGGTCATGGACGGTGCGTGGGTCTACCCCGGTGGCGGCGGCTACCCGTCCACCATGACCCGTACCGACGCCTGAGACGCACGGAAGGCGTCCGACGATGACGATAGGAACAAGCCAGCGAGCAGCGGGGGTCGACGGCGCACCCCGCGTACACTCGCTCCGGCCCGGCCGGCTGCTCGCCGCCGGCCTGCTCGCTGGGCCACTGTTCGCCGCCCTGGTAGCGGTTCAACTGGTGGCCCACCGAGACTTCGACCTCAGCCGGCACCCGATCAGCATGCTCGCCACCGGAGACCACGGTTGGGTACAGGTGGCCACCTTCGCCGTGACCGGGCTGCTGGTCGTGGCCGCCTCTCGTGGCGTGCACCATCGGCTCACGGCGGGTCGGGGCCGGGTCTGGGTGCCCCGACTGATCGCCCTGTTCGGGATCGGTCTGATCGCTGCGGGCATCTTCGTGCCTGATGCCGAGAACGGCTATCCGGCCGGCACCCCCGACGGGCCCGTCGCGACAATGAGCTGGCACGGGATCGCCCATTCCGCCAGCGCTGCGATCGGCTACAACGCCCTGATCGTCGCAATGGTGGTGTTCGCGGTACGTCTGGCCATCTTGCGGAGACACGGCTGGGCGGTGGCCAACGCCGCGGTCGCACTGACGTTGTTGGTGCTGCTGTCCCTGCCCATGGCCGACGGGGTGAGTATCCGAATGGCGTTCGGAGGTGTCGTGGCCTTCGGCTGGCTGGCCGCGCTGTGCGGATCCCTCCGTCTCGGCCGGGCCCGCCGGCCCGGCGAGCCCCGTCACCCCCGGTGACCAGGGTCCTGCCACCCTTTGGTACGGAAAGGAGAGTCGCGATGAAGTACCTGCTGCTGGCGTACACCAGCGCCAACACCTGGACCGAGGAGGACGTCAGCGCCGAGGAGGTCCAACGGATCTGCGACTTCTACGCCCAGTTCGAGAAGGAGTTGACCGAGTCCGGGGAGTGGGTCGGCTCGGAGGGTTTGGCGGATCCGTCACACACCCGGACCGTCCGCAAGGTCGGCGGAGCGCCGGTGGCCACCGACGGCCCGTACGTCGAGGCGAAGGAGACCCTGGTCAGCTTCAGCATCGTCGATGTGGCCAGCTACGACCGGGCGGTGGAGATCGCCGCACGGGTCGTCGACTTCACCGGCGAGACGATCGAGGTCCGGCCGGTCATGCAGGTCGACTTCGGCGGCGACGACTGATGCACCTGAGGATCGACTGATGCACCTGGATCCACCCACCGAGGACCTGCTTCGCCGGGAGGCACCGCAGGTCCTCGGTGCGCTGGTACGGCGCTACGGCCGATTCGACGTCGCCGAGGACGCCGTCCAGGAGGCGCTGCTGGCCGCCGCCCGGCAGTGGCCGGTCGACGGGATACCGGAGAAGCCACGTGGTTGGCTGATCCGGGTCGCCTCCCGGGCCATGACCGACATGCTGCACAGCCAGTTCGCCCGGCAGCGGCGAGAGGAGCAGGTACATTTCGCCATCCCACCGGACCGGTTCCTGGCCCCCGCTGCGGACACCGTCCGGCAACCCGAGGACGACAGCCTGCTGCTGCTCTTCCTCTGCTGCCATCCGTCGCTGTCGGCAGCGTCGCAGGTCGCGTTGACGTTACGGGCCGTGGGCGGACTCACCACCGAGGAAATCGCGCGGGCGTTCCTCGTACCCGCCGCCACCATGGGGCAGCGGATCAGCCGGGCCAAGGCCACGGTGGCGAAGTCCGGCGCCGCGTTCCGGATGCCCGCCGGGAGCGAGGTCGAGGCCCGGCTGCGCGCGGTCCTGCGGGTGATCTACCTGATCTTCAACGAGGGGTACGTCGCTTCCGCCGGTGCGGAGCTGACCCGCATCGATCTCAGTAGCGAGGCCATCCGGCTGGCCCGCATACTACGACAGGCCCTGCCTGACGATGGCGAGGTCGCCGGACTGGCCGCGCTGCTGCTGCTCACCGAGGCCCGCCGACCGGCCCGGGTCGCCGCCGACGGGGCGGCCGTTCCGATCGCAGAGCAGGACCGGGAACGGTGGGACCGCCGGCTCATCAGCGAGGGCACCGCCCTGCTCGACAGTTCGATGGGCGTCACCCGGCTGGGGCCGTACCAGATCCAGGCGGCGATCGCCGCCCTGCACGACGCCGCCCCACGCCCCACGGACACCGACTGGCCGCAGATCCTCGCGCTCTACACCCTGCTCCAACGGTACGACGACAGCCCGATGGTCACCCTGAACCGGGCGGTGGCGGTGGCCATGGTGCGGGGCCCCCGGGCAGGGCTCGACCAACTCCGGGATCTCGACGGTCTCGGCGACCACCACCGTCTCCATGCTGTCCGCGCACACCTGCTGGAACTCGCCGGAGATCGGGGGGCAGCACGAAGCGCCTACCGGCAGGCCGCCCGGCTGACCTTGAGCGTGCCCGAGCGTCGTCATCTCCTGCACCGCGCCGACCGCCTCGGTGACGGCACCGCCGGCACCCGCTGAGGCCGTGACGACGCCACCCGAGATCTGCCCCAGTGTGGGCGTTGGTCGAGGCCACCGGCAACCAGCCGTCCACGACACGTGCCTATCGATCGACTGTCCCCGACTCCAGGTGCAGCAGATCGGTGTCGTTGTCGAAGTCGCTGGCAAGCGCGTCTGGAGCGCGCATCCGCCACGCGTCGGTGACGAGTTCGGTCAGGCGATCGAGGTTCACCTGCGCGAGCCGCAGCATGACCAGGGGTACCCCGTCGTAGGCAGGCGTCGTGAAGAAGATCTCCGGTTCGCCAAGCAGTAGCGCCTGCTTCTCCGCCTCGTCGCCGACGTACAGCACTGCGATGTCGGTCCGGATGACCCGTGGCCCGCCTGGTTTACGCTCGGGATAGGACCAGACAAAACCCTTGTTCCCAACCCGGAAGTCGAAGCCGTCGCTCGCGATTTCGATCACGTGCGGCAGAGCGAGTGCCAGACGACGAACATCACGGGCGTCAGCCATCGAGGTCGCTCTCGGATACCAACTCCTGCATTGGCACAGGCTAGCCGCCACGTCGGGGACGGCCGGCGCGGGAGCCGAGTAGCGCCACCGCTCAGCGGAAGGCCCCGAGGCCGGCGTACGAGTGCGCAGCAGGCCACGATGTGAAGAGCGGGTTGGGGCATGGTCCTCGGGTAGCGCTGCCAGTGGTGACAGAATTTGCGGGTCCCTGTCGCCCGTCATCTGCCGGTGCTAGGTACCCTGAAGCCTCGCGCCCTCGTAGCTCAGGGGATAGAGCAACGGTTTCCTAAACCGTGTGTCGCAGGTTCGAATCCTGCCGGGGGCACCTCGAAGATCAGCAAAAACACAGCCTGACCAGCGGATACGCTCTCGCGTCAATCGGTCGACCTGTGCAGTCAGATGCCACCCGAAGCCGCCGTTTGTCGCCAGTCGTGCAAAATACGTGCAATGATCTTGGTCGAGTTTCCGCAGGTCAGACGGCACAAATGCAACAAGGCCGCAGCGTCAGCCACGACCTCCCGCACCCTACCCGTAATCCTCATCGGCTCAGTACCACCTCGATCCGCTCGCTCACTTGGCGATCGTGGCCAGAAACGTCCGCGCAGCCTGTTCCCCGGCACGATCCTTGGCCCAAACGCCCCAGCGGCTGCGAGCAGCACCTTTATAGACAGCAGCGAACGTGTGCCAGACGTGCACCCTGAACCCCTCCTGCTCCCACCACTGCTCCGTATGCCCGGACCCCTCCGACAACAGGGTCAACCCG is a window of Micromonospora polyrhachis DNA encoding:
- a CDS encoding serine/threonine-protein kinase, translated to MTVDPPRNAPTVSGYRIQERIRRGPDATVYRAFTEDGDEPVALKVLRTETAQATELALLPRLPAHPHLVRVVGTGRTDDGRPYLAMTYHPDGSYADVLARRGPMPVAEAVRVAAAIAEALQVIHDAGLIHRDVTPDNILCGATGPVLADFGIAADPDELAGTVALDRLTPPHAAPEALRRQRQDARSDVYSLASTLWTLLAGHPPFAVAGDRTPDPFAYREDTLHRPVPQVPRVEVPAGLQALLARGMAKTPEARFGSAAEFGAALSDSAALSDPAALSDQSALTVPATPATPATPATPAGRAGRAGPVIEVPAAGSTPTGSTGGGRQEPIRPPERVRPGRSPSTPDLPAPAESAASGSSTSVAPASPTPTPPASVASDQLAPTPPASVVSDQLASVSPASVVPDQLASVSPASVVSAPPLPAPLASDPSTPTPAADTAYTGASAMRKAVVVPPAPPAIGAPRWHGRWGAHRAVATVIGLVLGAATVLLVIRPGAEPQAGPEPTPSASQNQLAAPRQVGLRDERIAVTLTWQDGSAGQAPSYVVGGPVGRPPSTLANGAAGVTSVRVNGLNPTVDYCFVVVTVLSVDEVAHSEEVCTRRSTPGPSR
- a CDS encoding YciI family protein gives rise to the protein MKYLLLAYTSANTWTEEDVSAEEVQRICDFYAQFEKELTESGEWVGSEGLADPSHTRTVRKVGGAPVATDGPYVEAKETLVSFSIVDVASYDRAVEIAARVVDFTGETIEVRPVMQVDFGGDD
- a CDS encoding RNA polymerase sigma factor — encoded protein: MHLDPPTEDLLRREAPQVLGALVRRYGRFDVAEDAVQEALLAAARQWPVDGIPEKPRGWLIRVASRAMTDMLHSQFARQRREEQVHFAIPPDRFLAPAADTVRQPEDDSLLLLFLCCHPSLSAASQVALTLRAVGGLTTEEIARAFLVPAATMGQRISRAKATVAKSGAAFRMPAGSEVEARLRAVLRVIYLIFNEGYVASAGAELTRIDLSSEAIRLARILRQALPDDGEVAGLAALLLLTEARRPARVAADGAAVPIAEQDRERWDRRLISEGTALLDSSMGVTRLGPYQIQAAIAALHDAAPRPTDTDWPQILALYTLLQRYDDSPMVTLNRAVAVAMVRGPRAGLDQLRDLDGLGDHHRLHAVRAHLLELAGDRGAARSAYRQAARLTLSVPERRHLLHRADRLGDGTAGTR
- a CDS encoding DUF998 domain-containing protein, with the protein product MTIGTSQRAAGVDGAPRVHSLRPGRLLAAGLLAGPLFAALVAVQLVAHRDFDLSRHPISMLATGDHGWVQVATFAVTGLLVVAASRGVHHRLTAGRGRVWVPRLIALFGIGLIAAGIFVPDAENGYPAGTPDGPVATMSWHGIAHSASAAIGYNALIVAMVVFAVRLAILRRHGWAVANAAVALTLLVLLSLPMADGVSIRMAFGGVVAFGWLAALCGSLRLGRARRPGEPRHPR
- a CDS encoding right-handed parallel beta-helix repeat-containing protein; this translates as MARTLLVAPQQRGAYATVGAALAAASSGVTILVTPGTYHEALFVVDMSVRVTAADDSGTVELDARGLPHPAFDVRNGELSIEGLTVRAGDHPAIAGRRSSISIKQCEISSGYDAAIDVRDRSRCDALQTRITGGQFGFLFEDSGGTVQDCEVSDVDDGMIVRLGADPQIRASTISRCQRRGIYVYQLGKPVVEGCEISQVGAVGVEIAHESSPVLRRCWIHDTQGVAIQVGRGCAGEIDSCRVENVRSPGIEVAPDASTRVTGTGDDRAGRPDAADDSRDQAVLGSLLAELDAMVGLAGVKAQVRGLIDELQVNEWRRGAGLAVEQTGHHLIFAGAPGTGKTTVARLYGRLLAVLGVLPSGAFREVARRDLVGQYLGQTAIKTAAVFEEAAGGVLFIDEAYTLSRAGLRGDFGQESIDTLVKLMEDHRDNVAVIAAGYTTEMTEFLSANPGLASRFSKTIEFENYHSEELVLIITRLARAADYEFVPETQPLLGEHFERLRHEPNFGNAREARRLFEAVRQAQAQRLRGSGQRPTVDALRQLTVADLTLAIEEGRHTGSPA
- a CDS encoding MmcQ/YjbR family DNA-binding protein; translated protein: MADARDVRRLALALPHVIEIASDGFDFRVGNKGFVWSYPERKPGGPRVIRTDIAVLYVGDEAEKQALLLGEPEIFFTTPAYDGVPLVMLRLAQVNLDRLTELVTDAWRMRAPDALASDFDNDTDLLHLESGTVDR